In Eptesicus fuscus isolate TK198812 chromosome 23, DD_ASM_mEF_20220401, whole genome shotgun sequence, one genomic interval encodes:
- the MSANTD2 gene encoding myb/SANT-like DNA-binding domain-containing protein 2 isoform X1, with protein sequence MEEYSQEDWGNHSQDLHGYPTDQELDEIPVTKRTLKIKQESSEEAQKRDIMQNIVQILESVQLKWELFQSWTDFSRLHLSNKLAIFGIGYNTRWKEDIRYHYAEISSQVPLGKRLREYFNSEKPEGRIIMTRVQKMNWKNVYYKFLEITISEARCLELHMEIDWIPIAHSKPTGGNVVQYLLPGGIPKSPGLYAIGYEECLKRPSSPHMEPSSLDPGKEGRVDLETLSAPASLQVEIEPTRITYCYLGIAEVRTLQQCLFLHFQANTKTFSKDWVGINGFLSQNCIVDPGVSPKSIYIKFVEVERDFLSAGSLVECLEKAIGYRLKFNN encoded by the exons ATGGAGGAGTATTCACAGGAGGACTGGGGAAACCACAGTCAGGATCTCCATGGCTACCCAACAGATCAGGAATTGG ATGAAATACCTGTCACAAagagaacattaaaaattaaacaagagTCTTCTGAAGAAGCACA gAAGAGAGACATCATGCAGAATATCGTCCAGATTTTGGAATCAGTGCAGTTGAAATGGGAACTGTTTCAGAGCTGGACGGACTTTTCAAGGCTTCATCTTTCTAATAAACTGGCCATCTTCGGGATCGGTTACAACACCCGTTGGAAAGAGGATATCCGCTACCATTATGCTGAGATCAGCTCCCAGGTGCCCCTTGGCAAACGACTCCGGGAGTACTTCAACTCCGAGAAGCCCGAGGGGCGGATCATCATGACCCGCGTGCAGAAAATGAACTGGAAGAACGTTTACTACAAATTCCTGGAGATCACCATTAGTGAGGCCCGGTGCCTGGAGCTGCACATGGAAATTGACTGGATCCCCATTGCCCACTCCAAACCAACTGGTGGCAACGTCGTTCAGTATTTATTGCCAGGAGGCATTCCCAAGAGCCCAGGCCTGTATGCCATCGGCTACGAAGAATGTCTGAAgaggccctcctccccccacatggAGCCGAGTTCCCTGGACCCAGGAAAGGAGGGCAGGGTTGACCTGGAAACCCTTTCCGCACCAGCCTCGTTGCAGGTAGAAATAGAACCCACGCGGATCACCTATTGCTACCTCGGGATCGCTGAGGTCAGGACTCTGCAGCAGTGCTTGTTTTTACACTTCCAAGCCAATACCAAAACCTTCAGCAAGGACTGGGTTGGTATTAATGGGTTTTTGTCTCAGAACTGCATTGTGGATCCCGGAGTCTCCCCCAAATCCATCTACATCAAGTTTGTGGAAGTAGAGAGGGATTTCCTTTCCGCTGGCTCTTTAGTCGAGTGCCTGGAAAAAGCCATCGGGTACCGCTTAAAATTTAACAACTGA
- the NRGN gene encoding neurogranin: MDCCTESACSKPDEDILDIPLDDPGANAAAAKIQASFRGHMARKKIKSRESGRKGPGPGGPGGAGGARGGSGSGPSGD, encoded by the exons ATGGACTGCTGCACC gagaGCGCCTGCTCCAAGCCGGACGAGGACATCCTAGACATCCCCCTGGACGATCCCGGCGCCAACGCCGCCGCTGCCAAAATCCAGGCGAGTTTCCGGGGCCACATGGCACGAAAGAAGATCAAGAGCCGGGAGAGCGGCCGGAAGGGCCCGGGCCCCGGAGGGCCTGGCGGAGCTGGGGGCGCGCGGGGAGGCTCGGGCAGCGGCCCCAGCGGAGACTAG
- the MSANTD2 gene encoding myb/SANT-like DNA-binding domain-containing protein 2 isoform X2, with protein MQNIVQILESVQLKWELFQSWTDFSRLHLSNKLAIFGIGYNTRWKEDIRYHYAEISSQVPLGKRLREYFNSEKPEGRIIMTRVQKMNWKNVYYKFLEITISEARCLELHMEIDWIPIAHSKPTGGNVVQYLLPGGIPKSPGLYAIGYEECLKRPSSPHMEPSSLDPGKEGRVDLETLSAPASLQVEIEPTRITYCYLGIAEVRTLQQCLFLHFQANTKTFSKDWVGINGFLSQNCIVDPGVSPKSIYIKFVEVERDFLSAGSLVECLEKAIGYRLKFNN; from the coding sequence ATGCAGAATATCGTCCAGATTTTGGAATCAGTGCAGTTGAAATGGGAACTGTTTCAGAGCTGGACGGACTTTTCAAGGCTTCATCTTTCTAATAAACTGGCCATCTTCGGGATCGGTTACAACACCCGTTGGAAAGAGGATATCCGCTACCATTATGCTGAGATCAGCTCCCAGGTGCCCCTTGGCAAACGACTCCGGGAGTACTTCAACTCCGAGAAGCCCGAGGGGCGGATCATCATGACCCGCGTGCAGAAAATGAACTGGAAGAACGTTTACTACAAATTCCTGGAGATCACCATTAGTGAGGCCCGGTGCCTGGAGCTGCACATGGAAATTGACTGGATCCCCATTGCCCACTCCAAACCAACTGGTGGCAACGTCGTTCAGTATTTATTGCCAGGAGGCATTCCCAAGAGCCCAGGCCTGTATGCCATCGGCTACGAAGAATGTCTGAAgaggccctcctccccccacatggAGCCGAGTTCCCTGGACCCAGGAAAGGAGGGCAGGGTTGACCTGGAAACCCTTTCCGCACCAGCCTCGTTGCAGGTAGAAATAGAACCCACGCGGATCACCTATTGCTACCTCGGGATCGCTGAGGTCAGGACTCTGCAGCAGTGCTTGTTTTTACACTTCCAAGCCAATACCAAAACCTTCAGCAAGGACTGGGTTGGTATTAATGGGTTTTTGTCTCAGAACTGCATTGTGGATCCCGGAGTCTCCCCCAAATCCATCTACATCAAGTTTGTGGAAGTAGAGAGGGATTTCCTTTCCGCTGGCTCTTTAGTCGAGTGCCTGGAAAAAGCCATCGGGTACCGCTTAAAATTTAACAACTGA
- the VSIG2 gene encoding V-set and immunoglobulin domain-containing protein 2, with protein sequence MAPLPGPLLCGALLGLVCVTAPGRAVEVRVPAEPLSAPVGKTAELTCTYSTSVTDSFALEWSFVQLGKPISASTPILYFTNGQLYPTGSKAKRASLLQNPPTGGVATLKLADVHPSDTGTYLCQVNNPPDFYTNGLGLVNLTVLAPPSGPLCSRTGDTSVGGSAALRCSSSEGAPRPVYNWVRLGSLPTPPPGSMVQDEVSGQLILTNLSRASSGTYRCVATNQMGSASCELTLSVTDPSTGRMAGAVIGVLLGVLILSVAVFCLMRFQKERRKRPKETYGGSDLREDATAPGISEQTSGMADPSNGLLEKPPSAISVKTNKSKLPVVV encoded by the exons ATGGCCCCGCTCCCCGGGCCTTTGCTGTGCGGGGCGCTGCTGGGCTTGGTCTGCGTGACTG CTCCCGGCCGCGCGGTGGAGGTGCGTGTGCCCGCGGAGCCCCTGAGCGCCCCGGTGGGCAAGACGGCCGAGCTGACCTGCACCTACAGCACGTCCGTGACGGACAGCTTCGCCCTGGAGTGGAGCTTTGTGCAGCTCGGGAAGCCCATCTCTGCGTCCACGCCc ATCCTGTACTTCACCAACGGACAGCTGTATCCCACTGGTTCCAAGGCGAAGCGGGCCAGCCTGCTTCAGAACCCCCCCACAGGAGGCGTGGCCACCCTGAAACTGGCTGACGTCCACCCCTCAGACACGGGAACCTACCTCTGCCAAGTTAACAACCCACCAGATTTCTACACCAATGGCTTGGGGCTAGTCAACCTTACTGTGCTGG CGCCCCCCAGTGGCCCCCTGTGCAGCCGGACTGGTGACACATCTGTGGGAGGCTCTGCTGCCCTGAGGTGCAGTTCCTCTGAAGGAGCTCCCAGGCCCGTGTACAACTGGGTCCGCCTTGGATCTCTTCCTACACCTCCTCCTGGCAGCATGGTGCAAG ATGAGGTGTCCGGTCAGCTCATTCTCACCAatctctcccgggcctcctcGGGCACCTACCGCTGTGTGGCCACCAACCAGATGGGCAGTGCATCCTGCGAACTGACCTTGTCTGTGACTG ACCCTTCCACAGGCCGGATGGCCGGGGCGGTGATTGGAGTGCTCCTGGGCGTGCTGATCCTGTCTGTCGCTGTATTCTGCCTCATGAGGTtccagaaagagaggaggaagaggcctAAGGAGACTTACGGGGGTAGTGACCTTCG AGAGGACGCCACCGCTCCTGGGATTTCGGAGCAAACCTCTGGGATGGCCGACCCTAGCAATGGGCTCCTGGAGAAGCCCCCCTCTGCCATCTCTGTGAAGACCAACAAGTCCAAGCTCCCTGTGGTTGTCTGA
- the ESAM gene encoding endothelial cell-selective adhesion molecule, protein MVSPPGLPASSLLQVLFLGLSTFAPASCAQFQLHVPAGLDRVLAVEGDEVVLPAWYTFQGEAASARPWETLTLMWFLEQEGEDLQQVLAHINGATTSQDGASLVYPMPSRNVSLRLQGLREKDSGSYRCSVNVQDKQGTSRGHSSKTLKLDVWVPPAPPSCHLLGTPRVGTNVTLSCKSPRSKPAALYQWERLHPSVEVFFAPVLDAISGFLSLRNLSSSMSGVYICKASNKVGSASCNVTLEVSTGPAAAVVAGAVVGTLVGLGLLAGLVLLYQRQGKAPDEVANDIKEDATAPRTLPWPKGSDTISKNGTLSSVTSSPALRPPHGPSRLGASTPTRSLGWVSPSALSRKGAVPVMVPAQNQAGSLV, encoded by the exons ATGGTGTCGCCGCCTGGGCTCCCTGCGAGCAGCCTGCTGCAGGTTTTGTTCCTGGGGCTGAGCACCTTCG CGCCCGCCTCCTGCGCCCAGTTCCAGCTGCACGTGCCCGCGGGCCTGGACCGCGTGCTCGCCGTGGAGGGCGACGAGGTGGTGCTCCCGGCGTGGTACACCTTCCAGGGGGAGGCGGCCTCGGCCCGGCCCTGGGAGACGCTCACCCTGATGTGGTTCttggagcaggaaggggaggaTCTGCAGCAG GTGTTGGCGCACATCAATGGGGCCACAACAAGCCAAGATGGAGCGTCCCTGGTCTACCCCATGCCCTCCCGGAATGTGTCCCTGCGGCTGCAGGGCCTCCGGGAGAAAGACTCCGGGTCCTACCGCTGCTCTGTGAACGTGCAAGACAAGCAAGGCACAAGCAGGGGCCACAGCAGCAAAACTTTAAAACTTGACGTGTGGG ttcctccagctcctccatcCTGCCATCTCCTGGGTACGCCCCGTGTGGGGACCAATGTGACCTTGAGCTGCAAGTCCCCAAGGAGTAAGCCCGCTGCCCTGTACCAGTGGGAGCGGTTACACCCATCTGTTGAGGTTTTCTTTGCACCAGTTTTAG ATGCCATATCTGGCTTTCTAAGCCTCAGAAACCTTTCCAGTTCTATGTCCGGAGTCTACATCTGCAAGGCCTCCAACAAGGTGGGCAGCGCCAGCTGCAACGTGACCCTGGAAGTGAGCACAG GGCCTGCGGCTGCAGTGGTTGCTGGAGCTGTTGTGGGCACCCTGGTTGGATTGGGGCTGCTAGCTGGACTGGTCCTCTTGTACCAACGCCAGGGCAAGGCCCCAGATGAGGTGGCCAATGATATCAA GGAAGATGCCACTGCTCCTCGGACCCTGCCCTGGCCTAAGGGCTCAGACACAATCTCCAAGAATGGGACCCTTTCCTCTGTCACCTCGTCACCAGCCCTCAGACCACCCCACGGCCCTTCCAGGCTTGGTGCCTCGACCCCCACGCGCAGCCTCGGTTGGGTCTCACCCTCTGCTCTGAGTCGCAAGGGCGCTGTCCCCGTGATGGTGCCCGCCCAGAATCAGGCGGGGTCTCTGGTGTGA